In the genome of Magnolia sinica isolate HGM2019 chromosome 2, MsV1, whole genome shotgun sequence, one region contains:
- the LOC131238027 gene encoding spore wall protein 2-like has protein sequence MDLNLTLWLPANPLMSDDSNDDGGKVHDGDKEYYVSEYDVTVTNGEDDSGEVHDGDNEYYVSEYHVNVTDGEDDSGEVHDGDNEYHVTVIDGEDGGNGDDTNDGGDHCYYCCCHHGSDDNPDYPSQADGSKHDEDGDASNEVIASNHHDSDGDEGDNDNIVVDDDEDGVDDKQENGDGRVDVSNEGSKGSDHHDNDRENGDNADGGEDGADGDIADGVEDGVNGDIAHVNGDIADGGEDGVNGDIADGGEDGVDGDIADGGEDGVDGDIADGGDDGDIADGEYGVNRDIADGEYGDDGDIADGEYGVNGDIADGEDSVNRDIADGEDGINRDIAADGEYGDDGNNVVLDGSDGSLSELGMDEARGEPEGTSDNESLSSSESQWVIVD, from the exons ATGGATCTCAATCTCACCTTATGGTTGCCAGCAAATCCACTAATGTCAG ATGATAGCAATGATGATGGTGGCAAAGTTCATGATGGTGATAAAGAGTATTACGTATCTGAGTATGACGTAACTGTAACTAATGGTGAAGATGATAGTGGTGAAGTTCATGATGGTGATAACGAGTATTATGTATCTGAATATCACGTAAATGTAACTGATGGTGAAGATGATAGTGGTGAAGTTCATGATGGTGATAACGAGTATCACGTAACTGTAATTGATGGTGAAGATGGTGGCAATGGTGATGATACCAATGATGGTGGTGATCATTGTTATTATTGTTGCTGCCATCATGGCAGTGATGATAATCCTGATTACCCAAGTCAGGCTGACGGCAGCAAGCACGATGAAGATGGCGATGCGAGCAATGAAGTTATTGCTAGTAACCATCATGACAGTGACGGTGATGAAGGTGATAATGACAACattgttgttgatgatgatgaggatggcGTCGATGACAAGCAGGAAAATGGCGACGGCCGAGTTGATGTGAGCAATGAAGGTAGCAAAGGTAGTGATCATCACGACAATGACAGAGAGAATGGTGACAATGCTGATGGTGGTGAGGACGGTGCTGATGGTG ACATTGCTGATGGTGTTGAGGACGGCGTCAATGGAGACATTGCTCATGTCAATGGAGACATTGCTGATGGTGGTGAGGACGGCGTCAATGGAGACATTGCTGATGGTGGTGAGGACGGCGTCGATGGAGACATTGCTGATGGTGGTGAGGACGGCGTCGATGGAGACATTGCTGATGGTGGTGATGATGGAGACATTGCCGATGGTGAGTACGGCGTCAACAGAGACATTGCCGATGGTGAGTACGGCGATGATGGAGACATTGCGGATGGTGAGTACGGCGTCAACGGAGACATTGCCGATGGTGAGGACAGCGTCAACAGAGACATTGCCGATGGTGAGGACGGCATCAACAGAGACATTGCTGCTGATGGTGAGTACGGCGATGATGGTAACAATGTTGTGCTAGATGGGAGTGATGGGTCATTGAGTGAGTTGGGCATGGACGAAGCAAGAGGAGAACCTGAAGGTACAAGCGATAATGAAAGCTTATCTTCAAGCGAGAGCCAATGGGTTATCGTGGACTGA